AAGGTCATCGAGGCGCAATTGGCGGTTCGCCTTTTCGAGCGCGATGCAAATGGAACGATGCAGCCGACCGGCCCCGGCCGTATCGCCATCTCCCAGGCCGAGATAATCGAGGCTGAGGTCGGCAGCCTGACCGCGGCAATCAAGGGTGCCGACATGCCCGCCATCGGCACTGTTCGGCTGACTGCCGTGCCGGCCTTTGCGAATCGGCTCCTCATTCCAGCTTTGCCCGCCTTGCTGGCCAAGCATCGCGGCCTGCGGGTCGACCTCATCGCTGATCCGCGCGGCTTCAACCTCACCCGCCGCGAAGCGGATATTGCCCTGCGCCTTGCGCGACCGGAGGCTGCCCTGGGTGCCCGGGTCCTGGCGCGGCGCATCGTGACATTGAGCTACGCTGCCTACATGCCGATCTCACGGCCGGGCAAAGGCGCCGACCTGCCGTGGCTCACATATGAAGAGGGCATGGCTCATCTGCCCCAGGCGCGTTGGATGGAGAAGGCCGCAACCAGGCAAGGCGGGCTCGCAGCCCTGGCGGTCAACGATGGGGACGTACTCATCCACGCTGTCCAGGCCGGGTTGGGCCGCACCTTGTTACCATGCATCATCGGCGACCAAACGGCCGGCATAAAGCGCATTACGCTGCCGGGCGAGGCGCCGCCGGGGCGCGAACTCTGGCTGCTCACCCACCGCGATCTGCGCCCGCTTGCGCGCATTGCTGCCGTGATCGATTGGCTGGAGGAGCTCTTCAAAAAAACCTGAACGCTAGGCCTTCGCCCTGGGATGGGCCGCCTGATAGACGCTCATCAATTGCGTGGCGTCGATCTCGGTATAGCGCTGGGTGGTGGAGAGCGACGCGTGTCCCAGCAATTCCTGGATAGCGCGGAGATCGCCGCCGCCGGCCAGGAGATGCGTGGCGAAGGAGTGGCGCAGGGCATGCGGTGTCGCTGTCTCCGGCAATCCCAATTGCGCGCGGAGTTTCTGCAACGACCGCTGGATGAGCCGCGCCTTCAGCGGCCCGCCCTTGGCGCCGACGAACAAGGCGCCGTCTTTGGCAATCGGCCAGGGACAGATGGCGAGATAGTCGGCAATCGCCTCCGCCACCACGGGCAGGACAGGGACGATCCGCGTCTTGTTGCCCTTGCCGGTGATGCGCAGCGTCCCACCGGCCTGGGGAGCTTCCCTGCGGGCGAGGCCCAGGGCCTCGGAGATGCGCAGGCCGCAGCCATAGAGCAACAGCAGGACGGCGAGGTCGCGCTTTTGCAGCCAGGGCTCGTCATGAAGCATGTCGACATTGTCGAGCGTCGCTTCCGCCTCCGCGGCGTTGAGCGGCTTCGGCACGGAGCGCGGCAGGCGTGGCCCGCGCTGTGTCCCCAGCACGCCGATCTCGATCTTGCCGTCCCGCACCAGGCGGCGGGCGAGGCTCTTGATGGCAGAAAGAGCGCGGGCATTGCTGGCAGCTACCAGGCCGCGACCACCCCGTTGCGACAGCCAGGCGCGGATATCGCCGCGGGTGAGGGCGCCAAGGCGCGCCACGTTCGGCGCGTCGCCGTCATAGAAGCTCAGGAATTTGAGGAAGTCGCCGACATCGGTCTGATAGGCACTGATGGTG
This Rhodospirillaceae bacterium DNA region includes the following protein-coding sequences:
- a CDS encoding tyrosine recombinase XerC; this translates as MAGSAKTLKTPSQARSADATAELAANPLLFAKADLVAALKNWLAYLAQERRASAHTISAYQTDVGDFLKFLSFYDGDAPNVARLGALTRGDIRAWLSQRGGRGLVAASNARALSAIKSLARRLVRDGKIEIGVLGTQRGPRLPRSVPKPLNAAEAEATLDNVDMLHDEPWLQKRDLAVLLLLYGCGLRISEALGLARREAPQAGGTLRITGKGNKTRIVPVLPVVAEAIADYLAICPWPIAKDGALFVGAKGGPLKARLIQRSLQKLRAQLGLPETATPHALRHSFATHLLAGGGDLRAIQELLGHASLSTTQRYTEIDATQLMSVYQAAHPRAKA
- a CDS encoding LysR family transcriptional regulator, whose translation is MQPLDWNDLRYLLALARTGSFSLAARLLRVNGTTVARRLKVIEAQLAVRLFERDANGTMQPTGPGRIAISQAEIIEAEVGSLTAAIKGADMPAIGTVRLTAVPAFANRLLIPALPALLAKHRGLRVDLIADPRGFNLTRREADIALRLARPEAALGARVLARRIVTLSYAAYMPISRPGKGADLPWLTYEEGMAHLPQARWMEKAATRQGGLAALAVNDGDVLIHAVQAGLGRTLLPCIIGDQTAGIKRITLPGEAPPGRELWLLTHRDLRPLARIAAVIDWLEELFKKT